In a single window of the Deinococcus aetherius genome:
- a CDS encoding ABC transporter substrate-binding protein: MKRTLLSLATLALTLGGAQAQQVKEFRLGIFPNVTHAAGLVGVQRGLFQKELGNVRLVVKEFANGSQINEAFAAGAIDAAYVGPGPAMNAFMRGVPIQVYAGAANAGAVLVGRGDSGIRGVKGLAGKKVAVPTRGSTQDISLRHLLHENGLKATDEGGTVTIVPIDPANMPAAFASRQVDAALVQEPWGAVMETQGARLIANEKAIWEGGNYTTTVLVVNTKFAEQNPEVVRGLLRGHLAAINFIKTSNAGAQKAIADQIQAFTGKRPNSAELFKALARTRVTWDINLKTLGEYAQLNKEAGFARDVPDLNRFVNLSVVRGLAK, translated from the coding sequence ATGAAGCGCACTCTCCTTTCTCTCGCCACGCTCGCCCTGACCCTGGGCGGGGCGCAGGCGCAACAGGTCAAGGAATTTCGGCTGGGCATCTTTCCCAACGTCACGCACGCGGCCGGGCTGGTGGGTGTGCAGCGCGGGCTCTTTCAGAAGGAACTCGGCAACGTGCGGCTGGTGGTCAAGGAGTTCGCCAACGGCTCGCAGATCAACGAGGCGTTCGCGGCGGGCGCCATCGACGCGGCGTACGTGGGCCCCGGCCCGGCGATGAACGCCTTCATGCGCGGGGTGCCCATCCAGGTCTACGCGGGGGCGGCGAACGCGGGCGCAGTGCTCGTGGGCCGGGGGGACAGCGGCATCCGGGGCGTGAAGGGGCTCGCGGGCAAGAAGGTCGCCGTGCCCACGCGCGGCTCCACCCAGGACATCAGCCTGCGCCACCTGCTGCACGAGAACGGTCTGAAGGCCACCGACGAGGGCGGCACCGTCACCATCGTGCCCATCGACCCGGCGAACATGCCCGCCGCCTTCGCCAGCAGGCAGGTGGACGCCGCCCTCGTGCAGGAGCCGTGGGGCGCGGTGATGGAGACGCAGGGCGCGCGGCTGATCGCCAATGAAAAGGCGATCTGGGAGGGCGGCAACTACACGACCACCGTCCTCGTCGTGAACACCAAGTTCGCGGAGCAGAACCCGGAGGTCGTGAGGGGGCTCCTGCGCGGGCACCTCGCCGCGATCAACTTCATCAAGACGAGCAACGCGGGGGCACAGAAGGCCATCGCCGACCAGATTCAGGCTTTCACGGGCAAGCGACCCAACTCCGCCGAACTCTTCAAGGCCCTCGCGCGCACGCGGGTCACCTGGGACATCAACCTCAAGACCCTGGGCGAGTACGCTCAACTCAACAAGGAGGCGGGCTTCGCGCGGGACGTGCCGGACCTGAACCGCTTCGTGAACCTGAGCGTGGTGCGGGGGCTGGCGAAGTAG
- a CDS encoding VLRF1 family aeRF1-type release factor, with the protein MISRADMRRIQELPDNAMVLMAVVNDNPANVDNEGGGLQTRAKVAMQEAGVPPTVMGLVLDDLSQPRTHHGKSALYLVEGETLERFDINADLPERFHYGRPVKSLLASIMELLPTVAVLAVDREWARLFLLRQGELIELRREENVRLDDGERWDSMVSGTRHVPGAPGSGGAGRGQPGSGPRSDSGTDLFENREAAIQQRFYNGIVAELGEMMSRRDIKALILVGTVQRVAEFKAEIPDKAPYEVIGETNVVGGAGWVNPAEILEKIQPIVEEYRQKTEAALLDQIQEQGVMEVERVLEMIQEARIYQLVIPEDGSQMNIYRSHNREVPYFTSKKDVVHSPLDDSLMERVTLEEVLPDLIDLYGVEVKRVHGDYAGRLVREFGGLAGLPRY; encoded by the coding sequence ATGATTTCCAGAGCCGATATGCGCCGCATCCAGGAGCTTCCCGACAACGCGATGGTTCTGATGGCCGTCGTGAACGACAACCCCGCCAACGTGGACAACGAGGGCGGCGGACTCCAGACCCGGGCCAAGGTGGCGATGCAGGAGGCCGGGGTTCCCCCCACGGTGATGGGTCTGGTCCTCGACGACCTCTCCCAGCCCCGCACCCACCACGGCAAGAGCGCCCTGTACCTCGTGGAGGGCGAGACGCTGGAGCGCTTCGACATCAACGCGGACCTGCCCGAACGCTTCCACTACGGGCGCCCCGTCAAGTCGCTCCTGGCGAGCATCATGGAACTGCTCCCCACCGTGGCCGTCCTCGCGGTGGATAGAGAGTGGGCACGGCTCTTCCTGTTGCGTCAGGGCGAACTCATCGAGCTGCGGCGCGAGGAGAACGTCCGCCTCGACGACGGCGAGCGTTGGGACTCGATGGTCTCGGGCACCCGCCACGTGCCGGGGGCGCCTGGAAGCGGCGGGGCGGGCAGGGGCCAACCCGGCAGCGGCCCGCGCAGCGACAGCGGCACCGACCTCTTCGAGAACCGCGAGGCGGCGATCCAGCAGCGGTTTTACAACGGGATCGTGGCGGAGCTGGGCGAGATGATGAGCCGCCGCGACATCAAGGCCCTCATTCTGGTGGGCACCGTGCAGCGCGTGGCCGAGTTCAAGGCCGAGATTCCCGACAAGGCGCCCTACGAGGTGATCGGCGAGACGAACGTGGTGGGCGGCGCGGGCTGGGTGAACCCGGCGGAGATTCTGGAAAAGATTCAGCCTATCGTCGAGGAGTACCGCCAGAAGACGGAGGCCGCCCTGCTCGACCAGATTCAGGAACAGGGCGTGATGGAGGTCGAGCGCGTGCTGGAGATGATCCAGGAGGCGCGCATCTACCAGCTCGTGATCCCCGAGGACGGCTCGCAGATGAACATCTACCGCAGCCACAACCGCGAGGTCCCCTACTTCACGAGCAAGAAGGACGTGGTCCACAGCCCCCTCGACGACAGCCTGATGGAACGCGTCACCCTGGAAGAAGTGCTGCCCGATCTGATCGACCTCTACGGCGTCGAGGTCAAGCGGGTACACGGGGACTACGCCGGGCGCCTCGTGCGCGAGTTCGGCGGGCTGGCGGGGCTGCCCCGGTACTGA